A genome region from Panicum virgatum strain AP13 chromosome 4K, P.virgatum_v5, whole genome shotgun sequence includes the following:
- the LOC120701826 gene encoding pentatricopeptide repeat-containing protein At2g03380, mitochondrial, translating into MPGFQEFKESVQTKGNPTQHRFVSAASRSPARALRREDENLAPRALSPGDLLRLLPSCGTLRSLRALHARLLNHTHGLLLGSLRASTKLLSCYAALGDLASARMVFDGTPHPDAYSYGVMLRCFVDAGHHADAVALHQDMRRRRPCPEAQGDFVLSLALKACVRSAEYGYGRRLHCDAIKAGGADGFVMNSLIDMYVKAGDLECAHNVFERIPDRNVVSWTSMLSGCVQNGFAADGLFLFNEMRRESVQPSEYTMASVLAACSALNSLHQGRWIHGSVIKHDLICNSFISASLLDMYVKCGEVEDARRVFDELSYVDIVLWTTMIVGYTQNGNPLDALQLFLDKKFAGIVPNSVTAATVLSASAQLRDLSLGRSIHGIVVKFGVADYDAVVNALVDMYAKCQEVSEANSIFGRILNKDVVAWNSMIAGYAENNMGNDALMLFKQMRLQGISPDATSVVNALSASVCLGHLLIGKSFHSYVVKHAFLSNVYVNTALLNLYSKCADLPSARSVFNEMNYRNSVTWCALIGGYGMQGDSAGSIYLFNEMLKDGVHPNDVAFTSILSTCSHTGMVTAGKKYFDSMAQHFNITPSMKHYACMVDVLARAGNLEQALEFIYKMPMQADISVWGAFLHGCRLHSRLQYGEEAIKSMMMLHPERPDLYVLISNLYTSYGMWEKSLAIRRWMQEKGLVKLPGSSSIGHENG; encoded by the exons ATGCCTGGGTTTCAGGAGTTCAAGGAGTCTGTTCAGACA AAAGGCAACCCAACCCAACACCGTTTcgtctccgccgcctcccgttCGCCGGCGCGCGCCCTCCGTCGAGAAGACGAAAACCTGGCGCCGCGCGCGCTGTCTCCCGGCGACCTCCTCCGTCTCCTCCCATCATGCGGCACCCTCCGCTCCCTGCGCGCCCTCCACGCGCGCCTCCTCAACCACACCCATGGCCTGCTCCTCGGCAGCCTCCGCGCGAGCACCAAGCTGCTCAGCTGCTACGCCGCGTTGGGCGACCTTGCCTCCGCGCGGATGGTGTTCGACGGGACCCCCCACCCGGACGCGTACTCCTACGGGGTCATGCTGCGGTGCTTCGTCGACGCGGGGCACCACGCGGACGCCGTCGCGCTGCACCAGgacatgcggcggcggcgcccctgccCCGAGGCGCAGGGCGACTTCGTGCTGTCGCTCGCGCTCAAGGCCTGCGTCAGGTCCGCGGAGTACGGGTACGGCAGGAGGCTGCACTGCGACGCCAtcaaggccggcggcgcggacggcttCGTGATGAACAGCTTGATTGACATGTATGTGAAAGCCGGGGACTTGGAGTGCGCCCACAATGTGTTTGAGAGAATTCCCGACCGGAATGTGGTGTCCTGGACCTCGATGCTAAGCGGGTGCGTCCAGAATGGTTTTGCTGCAGATGGACTGTTTCTGTTCAACGAGATGAGGCGAGAAAGTGTGCAGCCGAGTGAGTACACGATGGCTAGTGTTCTTGCTGCTTGCTCCGCACTCAATAGTTTGCACCAAGGGAGGTGGATCCATGGGTCAGTGATCAAACATGACTTAATTTGTAACTCTTTCATCAGTGCATCCTTGCTGGATATGTATGTTAAGTGTGGGGAGGTAGAGGATGCTCGGCGTGTGTTTGATGAGCTTAGCTATGTTGACATTGTTCTTTGGACCACGATGATTGTGGGGTACACACAGAACGGGAACCCTCTTGATGCATTACAGCTGTTCCTTGACAAGAAGTTTGCAGGCATTGTTCCTAATTCAGTTACCGCCGCAACTGTTCTTTCAGCTTCTGCTCAGTTACGTGACCTGTCACTGGGAAGGTCGATTCATGGTATAGTTGTTAAGTTTGGTGTGGCTGATTATGATGCGGTGGTGAATGCCTTAGTTGACATGTATGCAAAGTGTCAAGAAGTTTCAGAGGCCAACAGCATATTTGGAAGAATTTTGAACAAGGATGTTGTCGCATGGAATTCAATGATTGCAGGCTATGCTGAGAATAACATGGGCAATGATGCTCTGATGCTTTTTAAACAGATGAGGCTGCAGGGCATTTCACCTGATGCAACCTCAGTGGTGAATGCTCTGTCAGCTTCTGTTTGTCTGGGTCACCTACTTATCGGTAAATCATTCCACAGTTATGTTGTTAAACATGCATTTCTCTCCAATGTTTATGTCAACACTGCCCTACTGAACCTGTACAGCAAGTGTGCTGATCTCCCATCTGCTCGTAGTGTGTTCAATGAGATGAATTACCGTAATTCTGTGACTTGGTGTGCTTTGATCGGGGGTTATGGAATGCAAGGCGATTCTGCTGGTTCTATTTATCTTTTCAATGAAATGCTGAAAGACGGTGTGCACCCAAACGATGTAGCATTCACAAGCATCCTATCCACTTGCAGCCATACTGGGATGGTTACTGCAGGGAAAAAGTATTTTGATAGCATGGCACAGCATTTCAACATCACACCATCCATGAAACATTATGCTTGTATGGTCGATGTGTTAGCCCGTGCAGGAAATCTCGAGCAAGCATTGGAATTCATATATAAGATGCCAATGCAAGCAGACATTAGTGTTTGGGGAGCTTTTCTCCATGGATGCAGGCTCCATTCAAGGTTACAGTATGGAGAAGAAGCTATCAAGAGCATGATGATGCTTCATCCTGAAAGACCAGATTTATATGTGCTGATATCAAACTTGTATACCTCATATGGGATGTGGGAAAAATCTCTAGCTATCCGGAGATGGATGCAGGAAAAAGGACTAGTTAAGTTacctgggagcagctccatagGTCATGAAAATGGATGA
- the LOC120702846 gene encoding pentatricopeptide repeat-containing protein At4g30700-like → MPPPRLVLPTPAGDPGGALRRSYLRLVALSSSPRHLDQLLAVSLASGHYALDPAPATALLLRYASLRAPHAHLLRLFRAFPRPDRFLRNALLRSLPSLRPHLLFPCPDSFSFAFAATSLASSCSSRGEDAAAARALHALAVAAGYATDTFVASALAKLYFKLSRGDDARKVFDEVLSPDTILWNTLLAGLPCSEALEAFVRMVEAGRVQPDSTTLASVLRAAAEVANMAMGRCVHGYGVKCGLAEHEHVVTGLISLYAKCGDMGSARCLFDRMKDPDLVAYNALISGYSVNGMVESSTELFKELAASGWRPNSSTLVAVIPVYSPFGHELLARCLHGFVVKARLDADALVSTALTTLYCRLNDMESARSMFDAMSEKTMESWNAMISGYAQNGLTEMAIELFQQMQALNVQPNPITISSTLSACAQLGALSLGKWVHEIIAKENLELNVYVMTALIDMYAKCGSLVEARSIFDRMDNKNVVSWNAIISGYGLHGQGAEALKLYKTMLNADILPTSSTFLSVLYACSHGGLVDEGRTVFRVMTNEYRITPGIEHCTCMVDLLGRAGKLKEAFELISEFPKSAIGPGVWGALLGACMVHKDSDLAKLASQKLFELDPENAGYYVLLSNLYTSKKRYSEAAVVRQEAKSRKLVKTPGCTLIEIGDKPHVFIAGDRVHPESEAIYSYLEKLTAKMIEAGYQPVTEAALYDVEDEEKEHMVKVHSEKLAIAFGLLSTEPGTEIRIIKNLRVCLDCHNATKFISKVTQRLIVVRDASRFHHFRDGVCSCGDYW, encoded by the coding sequence AtgccccctccccgcctcgtcCTCCCCAcgcccgccggcgaccccggcggcgcgctccgGCGCTCGTACCTCCGCCTCGTCGCGCTCTCCTCCTCGCCCCGCCACCTCGACCAGCTCCTCGCCGTCTCGCTCGCCTCGGGCCACTACGCGCTCGACCCGGCCCCGGCCACCGCGCTGCTCCTCCGCTACGCCTCGCTCCGCGCGCCCCACGCCCACCTGCTCCGCCTCTTCCGCGCATTCCCCCGCCCCGACCGGTTCCTCCGCAACGCGCTCCTCCGCTCCCTCCCGTCCCTCCGCCCGCACCTCCTCTTCCCGTGCCCGGACTCCTTCTCTTTCGCCTTCGCCGCCACGTCGCTCGCATCTTCTTGCTCCTCCCGCGGCGAAGACGCCGCGGCTGCGCGCGCTCTTcacgcgctcgccgtcgccgcggggtATGCGACGGACACGTTCGTGGCGTCGGCTCTGGCCAAGCTGTACTTCAAGCTGTCGAGAGGGGACGACGCACGCAAGGTGTTCGACGAGGTGCTGTCGCCAGACACTATCTTGTGGAACACGCTGCTGGCTGGTCTGCCTTGTTCGGAGGCCCTGGAGGCGTTCGTGCGGATGGTGGAGGCAGGGAGGGTGCAGCCTGACTCGACCACCCTCGCATCCGTCCTACGGGCGGCCGCCGAGGTGGCAAATATGGCAATGGGGAGGTGCGTCCATGGATATGGGGTGAAGTGCGGGTTGGCAGAGCATGAGCATGTTGTGACTGGGCTGATATCGTTGTACGCCAAGTGCGGGGATATGGGCTCCGCACGCTGTCTCTTTGATAGGATGAAAGACCCAGATTTGGTTGCCTACAATGCTTTGATTTCAGGCTACTCGGTCAACGGCATGGTTGAATCATCGACAGAGCTGTTCAAAGAATTGGCAGCCTCAGGCTGGAGGCCAAATTCAAGCACATTGGTGGCAGTGATTCCCGTGTACAGTCCATTTGGGCATGAGCTGCTTGCTCGGTGCTTGCATGGATTTGTTGTCAAGGCCAGGTTGGATGCAGATGCTCTGGTGTCGACAGCGCTGACCACTTTGTACTGTAGGTTAAACGATATGGAATCTGCACGGAGTATGTTTGATGCAATGTCAGAGAAGACCATGGAGTCATGGAATGCAATGATATCCGGGTATGCCCAGAATGGCTTGACGGAGATGGCAATTGAACTTTTCCAACAAATGCAGGCGCTTAATGTGCAGCCTAATCCCATCACCATTTCGAGCACTCTATCGGCCTGTGCGCAGCTTGGAGCTTTGTCTCTGGGAAAGTGGGTTCACGAgatcattgccaaggagaaccTTGAGCTCAATGTCTATGTCATGACAGCGCTCATTGACATGTATGCAAAATGTGGAAGCCTTGTTGAAGCTCGGAGCATCTTTGACAGAATGGATAACAAGAACGTGGTCTCCTGGAATGCGATAATATCTGGATATGGTCTCCATGGCCAAGGTGCTGAAGCTTTGAAGCTCTACAAGACCATGCTGAATGCAGACATTCTTCCGACAAGCTCCACCTTCCTTTCTGTCCTCTACGCATGCAGCCATGGAGGATTGGTTGACGAAGGGCGGACAGTTTTCCGTGTGATGACTAATGAGTACAGGATCACTCCAGGTATCGAGCATTGCACGTGTATGGTGGACCTCCTTGGCCGGGCAGGAAAGTTGAAGGAAGCTTTTGAACTCATCTCTGAATTCCCCAAGAGCGCCATTGGACCTGGCGTGTGGGGGGcgctgcttggtgcttgtatgGTACATAAAGATAGCGACCTTGCAAAACTTGCATCCCAGAAACTGTTCGAATTGGACCCAGAGAACGCAGGCTACTATGTGCTCCTCTCTAATCTGTACACATCCAAGAAGCGTTACTCCGAAGCAGCTGTAGTGAGGCAAGAGGCTAAGAGCAGGAAGCTGGTGAAAACACCAGGGTGTACTCTCATTGAGATAGGCGATAAACCGCATGTCTTTATAGCTGGTGACCGTGTGCATCCAGAGTCAGAAGCCATCTACTCATACTTGGAGAAATTAACTGCAAAGATGATTGAAGCCGGGTATCAACCTGTGACAGAGGCAGCATTGTATGATGTCGAGGATGAAGAGAAGGAGCACATGGTAAAGGTGCATAGCGAGAAGTTAGCCATTGCCTTTGGGCTCCTCAGTACAGAGCCAGGGACAGAGATCAGGATCATCAAGAACCTTAGGGTGTGCCTAGATTGCCATAATGCTACCAAGTTCATATCCAAAGTGACACAAAGGCTGATTGTTGTTAGGGATGCCTCGAGGTTTCACCATTTCAGAGACGGCGTTTGCTCCTGTGGTGATTACTGGTGA
- the LOC120702848 gene encoding phospholipid hydroperoxide glutathione peroxidase 1, chloroplastic-like isoform X3 yields MAPATATAAFTSLLPAGASRLPSAAAAAGAAASFVRLPRHPTGWAGASVAAPRTARRRAPGVAYATAATEKSIYDYTVKDIDGKDVPLKKFKNKVLLIVNVASQCGLTTANYTELSHIYEKYKTQGFEILAFPCNQFGAQEPGSNSQIKQFACTRFKAEFPIFDKVDVNGPNTAPIYKFLKSSAGGFLGDLVKWNFEKFLVDKNGKVVERYPPTTSPFQIEKDIQKLIAA; encoded by the exons ATGGCTCCCGCCACGGCAACCGCCGCGTTCACtagcctcctccccgccggcgcctcgCGGCtcccctcggccgccgccgccgccggagcggcgGCCTCCTTCGTGCGGCTCCCGCGGCACCCGACGGGCTGGGCTGGGGCCTCCGTCGCGGCGCCGCGGACGGCGCGCAGGCGGGCGCCCGGGGTCGcctacgccaccgccgccaccgagaAGAGCATCTACGACTACACCGTTAAG GACATTGATGGAAAAGATGTTCCTCTTAAGAAGTTCAAAAATAAGGTGTTGCTGATTGTTAACGTTGCTTCTCAATG TGGGTTGACAACAGCAAACTACACTGAATTATCTCATATCTATGAGAAGTACAAGACTCAAG GGTTTGAAATTCTTGCATTTCCTTGCAATCAATTTGGTGCACAAGAACCTGGATCGAATTCTCAAATAAAGCAGTTTGCCTGTACAAGATTTAAAGCTGAATTTCCTATTTTTGACAAG GTTGATGTCAATGGACCTAATACAGCCCCCATCTATAAATTTCTGAAGTCCAGTGCTGGAGGATTTTTGGGCGATCTAGTCAAGTGGAATTTTGAGAAGTTCTTAGTGGACAAGAATGGCAAAGTTGTAGAGAGATATCCACCTACAACTTCACCGTTCCAGATTGAG AAGGACATCCAGAAACTCATTGCGGCATAA